One genomic segment of Hordeum vulgare subsp. vulgare chromosome 2H, MorexV3_pseudomolecules_assembly, whole genome shotgun sequence includes these proteins:
- the LOC123426220 gene encoding small RNA 2'-O-methyltransferase, whose amino-acid sequence MPTATATATATPKAVIHQRYGAKAVYKVDEVREDADGVCPGLALPQNTRCVYRCQLDIPEVLSVATPGTFVRKKDAEQAAAQIAIEKLGIQPTSNIPNTPEEAWEELIGRISYFFTDENFPTSSHPLVGHLSVTLRRTGDLLGKILISAIVACDVKVHTLCKIIDPKAEFDPLLVLSMIYNAAKQSPGVSVSNRNLWIQSQRPYSPEAVDLALQRWSGISDPIRVEAVLIPCAMEDEPKVVSLNMSENEHYMGDIASKLSATDSSHVLVSRTVGKASSEIRFYFPAPDVQFVSDLSKELVDDCGDRNMNCVINKRASYISGQTIYGDAVLANVGYTRRDTELQTDHVNLCTYYRILLRKLPDGIYKISKDSILVAELPCVYTRTSWRGPSPRDLLCSFCRLQRLSEPHFAANRVSTSCNVLRSAVGSEQVGSPKDQCIIDGRIGKENPDMFKCSVKIYSKKRELLLEYYTDYSWSKETDAVQNSALRVLIWFNRYFKQLNMPVEKLYLPKSTDGFTIYPNIFLQEFAMCLSVYGKTSGGDSRTCNTVGYFSMDTSYEQLESSTFLTDIDGQDSGVFPSHGSMACISYSIHLFMKDSRKRHLLEVNNEFEFEIGAGAVRNQLESCATQISVNQSAFFVDELSDRDLSLAAASELSPDLSKISRDSCVLEFSVKLLQVTEPLEDRMEKALFNPPLSKQRVEFAVRHINQLHATTLVDFGCGSGSLLDSLLEHPTTLEKIVGVDISRKGLTRAAKSLHQKLSKKLLLQTSFPAAVLYHGSVTDFDSRLYGFDIGTCLEVIEHVEEDQASLFGNVVLSSFCPAVLIVSTPNYEYNPILQRSAMPNKEEQQEENAGPCKFRNHDHKFEWTRSQFQRWATGLAASHNYSVEFSGVGGSSDEPGYASQIAVFRRMATDQGGSSPIENDSHQPYEVLWEWPNASIPLTEFGRRVLLHDEEE is encoded by the exons AtgccgacggcgacggcgacggcgacggcgacgcccAAGGCGGTGATCCACCAGCGGTACGGCGCCAAGGCCGTCTACAAGGTGGACGAGGTGCGGGAGGACGCTGACGGCGTCTGCCCCGGCCTCGCGCTGCCGCAGAACACCAGGTGCGTCTACCGATGCCAGCTTGACATCCCCGAAGTGCTCAGCGTCGCCACGCCGGGGACCTTCGTCAGGAAGAAGGACGCCGAGCAGGCCGCCGCGCAGATCGCCATCGAAAAG CTTGGTATTCAGCCCACATCAAATATTCCTAATACACCTGAAGAAGCCTGGGAGGAACTTATTGGTCGGATATCTTACTTCTTTACAGATGAG AACTTCCCCACATCATCTCATCCTCTTGTTGGACACTTGAGTGTGACGCTCAGAAGAACTGGGGACCTCCTTGGAAAGATACTTATTTCAGCTATTGTTGCTTGTGATGTGAAGGTCCATACATTGTGTAAAATTATTGACCCTAAGGCAGAATTTGATCCTCTCTTGGTTCTTTCGATGATCTATAATGCTGCCAAACAATCTCCTGGTGTATCTGTTAGTAACAGAAACTTATGGATTCAGAGTCAAAGGCCTTATTCCCCTGAGGCTGTTGATTTGGCACTTCAGCGCTGGTCTGGTATTTCAGATCCCATAAGAGTAGAAGCAGTTCTTATTCCTTGTGCGATGGAGGATGAACCTAAGGTGGTAAGCCTTAATATGTCAGAGAATGAACATTACATGGGTGATATAGCATCGAAGCTCTCTGCAACTGACTCATCTCATGTCCTTGTCTCAAG AACAGTTGGCAAAGCATCTTCTGAGATAAGGTTTTATTTCCCAGCTCCGGATGTACAATTTGTTTCTGATTTATCAAAAGAATTGGTGGATGATTGTGGAGATCGCAATATGAACTGTGTAATAAATAAGCGAGCTTCCTACATTTCTGGCCAAACAATTTATGGAGATGCTGTTTTGGCAAATGTTGGATACACAAGGAGAGATACAGAACTTCAAACTGATCATGTCAATCTATGTACCTATTACAG GATTCTTCTGAGAAAATTACCTGATGGAATTTACAAGATCTCCAAGGATTCGATTCTTGTGGCAGAGCTTCCATGTGTTTATACTCGTACAAGTTGGAGAGGCCCCTCTCCACGAGATCTCCTTTGTTCGTTCTGTCGCCTCCAGAGGCTATCAGAACCGCATTTCGCTGCCAATAGGGTAAGTACATCCTGTAATGTTCTAAGATCAGCTGTGGGCTCTGAACAGGTGGGGTCACCAAAAGATCAGTGCATAATTGATGGAAGGATTGGCAAGGAAAACCCAGACATGTTCAAGTGCTCTGTCAAAATATATTCAAAGAAGAGGGAGCTTTTACTAGAGTATTATACAGATTATAGCTGGAGCAAGGAAACTGATGCTGTTCAGAATTCTGCGTTGAGGGTCTTGATTTGGTTCAATCGTTATTTTAAGCAGCTGAACATGCCTGTGGAGAAGTTATACCTTCCTAAGAGCACTGATGGCTTCACCATATATCCGAATATTTTTTTACAAGAATTTGCAATGTGCTTATCTGTCTATGGCAAGACAAGTGGTGGTGattcaagaacatgcaacacagttGGATATTTTTCTATGGATACATCATACGAGCAGCTTGAAAGCAGTACATTTTTAACAGACATTGATGGTCAAGATTCTGGTGTTTTTCCATCCCATGGATCGATGGCTTGCATAAGCTACAGTATTCACCTGTTTATGAAGGACAGCAGAAAGAGACATCTCCTAGAAGTCAATAATGAGTTTGAGTTTGAGATAGGGGCTGGAGCTGTTAGGAATCAGCTTGAATCATGTGCAACTCAAATCTCAGTTAATCAAAGTGCATTCTTTGTAGATGAACTGTCTGATAGGGATTTGAGCCTGGCTGCAGCTAGTGAGTTGTCACCGGACCTTTCCAAGATATCTAGAG ACAGCTGCGTCTTGGAGTTCTCTGTAAAGTTGTTGCAAGTAACTGAACCTTTAGAAGATAGAATGGAGAAGGCCTTGTTCAATCCTCCTTTATCTAAACAGAGGGTTGAATTTGCTGTTCGGCACATCAACCAGCTGCATGCTACAACATTG GTTGATTTTGGTTGTGGATCTGGTAGTCTTCTTGACTCACTGTTAGAGCATCCAACAACCCTTGAAAAAATTGTTGGTGTTGATATTTCTCGAAAGGGTCTTACGAGAGCGGCGAAG AGCCTTCATCAGAAGCTTAGCAAGAAACTCTTGTTACAAACTAGTTTTCCAGCAGCTGTGCTCTATCATGGATCAGTAACAGATTTTGATTCTCGCTTATATGGGTTTGACATTGGCACCTGTCTTGAG GTGATTGAGCATGTGGAGGAGGACCAAGCAAGTTTATTTGGCAACGTTGTATTGAGTTCATTCTGTCCGGCCGTGCTCATTGTCTCCACACCCAACTACGAATACAACCCTATCCTCCAGAGGTCAGCTATGCCAAACAAGGAAGAGCAGCAGGAAGAAAATGCTGGACCTTGCAAGTTCCGCAACCATGATcacaagtttgagtggacacggtCCCAGTTCCAGCGGTGGGCTACTGGCCTCGCTGCAAGCCACAACTACAGTGTGGAGTTCAGTGGTGTTGGCGGCTCGAGCGACGAACCTGGTTATGCTTCCCAGATTGCTGTTTTCAGAAGAATGGCGACAGATCAAGGCGGATCTTCCCCGATCGAGAATGATTCGCATCAACCTTATGAAGTTCTCTGGGAATGGCCTAACGCATCTATACCTCTGACTGAGTTTGGGCGGAG AGTGCTTTTGCATGATGAAGAAGAGTAG